One Aegilops tauschii subsp. strangulata cultivar AL8/78 chromosome 7, Aet v6.0, whole genome shotgun sequence genomic window carries:
- the LOC109755006 gene encoding putative laccase-9, which produces MGVAKTPAVLWLLGAVLVLGVSVSPAQGAKTRYHDFFIKESNYTRLCKERTVLTVNGQFPGPTIYARKGDLVIVNVYNQGDKNITIHWHGVDQPRNPWSDGPEYITQCPIRPGGNFTYRVILSEEEGTLWWHAHSDFDRTTVHGAIVIHPKLGTTFPFKKPHKEIPVILGEWWKADVNHLLEEAERTGGEINISDANTINGQPGDLFPCSKAGTYKIPVQHGKTYLLRIINAGLSNDLFFGVARHNLTVVGTDGHYTKPFTVKHIMIAPGQTMDALLEADRADGGRYYMAARTFASNPNIEVNNSTATAILEYMDDTPTRGPPEFPANLPGVNDIDSATAYTAQLRSLGSKDHPVDVPRQVDERMLITIAVNVLPCAPNKTCGGPAGNRFAASLNNVSFASPSVDILGAYYRSIRGVFEADFPNKPPFFFNFTDVDNDPVERWATKRGTKVKVVEYGAVVEVVFQDTSILGAENHPMHLHGFTFYVVGRGFGNFDEQKDPATYNLVDPPHQNTVSVPKAGWAAIRFRATNPGVWFMHCHFDRHVVWGMNTVFIVQDGKAPEVKMLPPPPNMPTC; this is translated from the exons ATGGGTGTAGCTAAGACACCGGCGGTGCTTTGGTTACTTGGGGCGGTGTTAGTGCTGGGGGTTTCCGTTAGCCCCGCTCAGGGCGCCAAGACTCGTTATCACGATTTCTTT ATTAAGGAGAGCAACTACACGAGGCTGTGCAAGGAGAGGACCGTCCTCACCGTCAACGGGCAGTTCCCCGGCCCTACCATCTACGCGCGCAAGGGCGACCTCGTCATCGTCAATGTCTACAACCAAGGCGATAAAAACATCACCATCCACTG GCATGGTGTGGACCAGCCACGCAACCCGTGGTCCGACGGGCCAGAGTACATTACCCAGTGTCCCATCCGCCCCGGCGGCAACTTCACCTATCGGGTCATCTTGTCCGAGGAAGAGGGTACGCTCTGGTGGCACGCGCACAGCGACTTCGACCGCACCACAGTCCATGGTGCCATTGTCATCCACCCCAAGCTCGGAACCACCTTCCCCTTCAAGAAGCCACACAAGGAGATACCGGTCATCCTCG GTGAGTGGTGGAAGGCCGACGTGAACCATCTACTAGAGGAGGCAGAGCGAACCGGCGGCGAGATAAATATCTCGGACGCGAACACCATCAACGGCCAGCCGGGGGACCTGTTCCCGTGCTCCAAGGCCGGCACCTACAAGATACCGGTGCAGCACGGCAAGACGTACCTGCTCCGGATCATCAACGCGGGGCTCTCcaacgacctcttcttcggcgtcGCGAGGCACAACCTCACCGTGGTCGGCACCGATGGCCACTACACTAAGCCGTTCACCGTCAAGCACATCATGATCGCTCCGGGACAGACCATGGACGCACTTCTGGAGGCCGACCGCGCCGACGGCGGCCGGTACTACATGGCCGCGAGGACGTTCGCGTCCAACCCCAACATCGAGGTCAACAACAGCACCGCCACAGCCATCTTGGAATACATGGACGACACACCGACGCGTGGCCCGCCGGAGTTCCCTGCCAACCTTCCGGGTGTCAACGACATCGACTCGGCGACGGCGTACACGGCGCAGCTCCGGTCCCTGGGCAGCAAGGACCACCCGGTGGACGTGCCGAGGCAGGTCGACGAGCGCATGCTCATCACCATCGCTGTCAACGTGCTCCCCTGCGCGCCCAACAAAACGTGTGGCGGCCCCGCCGGCAACCGGTTCGCGGCGAGCCTGAACAACGTCAGCTTCGCAAGCCCGTCCGTCGACATCCTCGGCGCCTACTACCGCTCCATCCGCGGCGTGTTCGAGGCGGACTTCCCCAACAAGCCGCCCTTCTTCTTCAACTTCACGGACGTCGACAACGACCCCGTCGAGCGCTGGGCCACCAAGCGCGGCACCAAGGTGAAGGTGGTGGAGTACGGCGCCGTCGTGGAGGTGGTGTTCCAGGACACCTCCATCCTTGGCGCCGAGAACCACCCCATGCACCTGCACGGCTTCACGTTCTACGTGGTAGGGAGAGGGTTCGGGAATTTTGACGAGCAGAAGGACCCGGCCACCTATAACTTGGTCGACCCGCCGCACCAGAACACCGTCTCCGTGCCCAAAGCTGGCTGGGCCGCAATCCGATTCCGTGCAACAAATCCTG GTGTGTGGTTCATGCATTGCCATTTTGATCGACAC